One Robbsia sp. KACC 23696 DNA segment encodes these proteins:
- a CDS encoding siderophore-interacting protein, producing MNETATKKRASLLESAVLKLFTRNANVLSIEDISRNFRLITLGGNALKNVQWTPGDKLQIQLGGWAQRTYTPMEWDAENGRTRILAYMHGDALGANWARALRKGEDCIVFGPRKSIDLTRLRFSDAVLFGDETSFGLAAARVNVTQSEKTHLFFEVSSLAESKAVLAQLGLGESIVHERAGNDAQQLVLKEKMRAVLQAKPDARVVLSGKASSIQHMRQLLRRLNIGSNRFQTKAHWTPGKKGLD from the coding sequence ATGAACGAAACCGCTACGAAGAAACGTGCCAGCCTGCTCGAATCGGCGGTGCTCAAATTGTTCACGCGCAATGCGAACGTGCTGAGTATTGAGGATATCAGCAGAAATTTCCGTCTTATCACCCTCGGTGGCAATGCGCTGAAAAACGTGCAGTGGACGCCCGGCGATAAGCTTCAGATTCAACTGGGCGGCTGGGCGCAGCGCACTTACACGCCGATGGAATGGGACGCAGAAAATGGGCGCACGCGCATCCTCGCCTACATGCATGGCGATGCGCTTGGTGCGAACTGGGCGCGCGCGTTGCGCAAGGGTGAAGATTGCATCGTGTTCGGCCCGCGCAAGTCAATTGACCTGACCCGGCTCCGCTTTTCTGATGCGGTGCTGTTCGGCGACGAGACTTCGTTCGGTCTGGCTGCGGCGCGGGTCAATGTCACGCAATCGGAAAAAACGCATCTGTTCTTCGAGGTGTCTTCGCTGGCTGAATCGAAAGCGGTGCTGGCTCAGCTCGGCCTGGGCGAATCCATCGTCCATGAACGCGCCGGCAACGACGCGCAGCAGCTTGTGCTAAAAGAAAAGATGCGGGCCGTATTGCAGGCGAAGCCGGATGCACGTGTCGTGCTGTCTGGCAAGGCCAGTTCGATCCAGCACATGCGCCAACTGCTCAGACGATTGAACATTGGCTCGAACCGCTTCCAGACAAAAGCGCATTGGACACCCGGAAAAAAGGGGCTGGACTAA